AGATTAGTGATATACCATATAATAATAAACCGCTTGAAAAAAGGGCGGTAAGAATATATTTGGCTCCGGCTTCAGCTGAATGATGACGGTATTTGTCAAAGGCAACTAGTGCAGCCATTGGAATGGATGCTGTTTCGAGTCCAATAAAGAACATAAGGAAGTGTCCGGCTGAAATCATAAAGTACATACCTAACAGAGTACTCAAAGTCAGTATGTAAAATTCACCCTGTTTAATTTTTGTATCTTCTCGTTTCAACCATTCGTGAGCTAACAGGAAGACAATGATTGTTCCGACATTTAGTACGGCTTTTATGATGGTCATTGCCGGTGCATAATGGTACATGCCCCCGAAAGCATCTACTGTTGTTCCTGGAACTAGGTTGATCAGGGTATGTATGGTTAGTAAAACGACCGGCAGAAGCGTGTTCAGGTGAACTTTCCCGTCTTTTTTATGGGCATCGGGGCTCACGAATAAATCGGCTACAAAGAGAATGACAATAACTGCTATGAGTGACAGCTCTTCTTTCATGTATAAGAATTGTGAATAATCCATATTGCTGTTTTATATTAGACGATTATTTTTATCGTATTAATTGTGAAACAACCGGTAATACACTGTTACCGATCATGTGACTGATCCAGAAAGGAGCCATACCTAATCCGGCTACGCATATAATGAGACAAATAACGGCAAAACGTTCGTCCCAAGTTGCATCGGTGAGCTTCAGGTGTGCCTGGTTTACCGGATTTCCATAAAGTATCTTACCTACCAAACGCAGGATATATACTGCTGTGATTACAATGGAGGTTGTCGCTAGAATGGTCATGGTACGATGGAATGCATCAAAATTTTGGAAGGAGCCAACGAAGATGGTCATTTCGGCTACGAATCCACTAAGTCCGGGCAGTCCAAGATTGGCTAGACCTGCGATGACATAACATACACTAAGGAAAGGCATTATCTTCATTAACCCTCCTAATTCTCTAACATCACGGGTGTGTGTACGCCCATAAATCATACCGATAAGGGCAAAGAAGAGAGCGGTCATCAGTCCGTGACTAAGCATTTGAAGCACGGCTCCTGTGGCAGCTGTCTGATTCATCATTAAGATTGCAAAAAGAACAAGCCCACAGTGACTTACGGATGAATAGGCATTGATGTATTTTAAATCAGTTTGTACACAAGCACTAAAGGCACCGTATACTACACTGATTCCTGTTAGTATGAGGAATATCCAACCAAGCTCCTTTGCTGCTTCGGGCATTAGATACATGGCTATGCGGAAACATCCGTATCCTCCTAGTTTCATCAATACTCCGGCATGAAGCATAGATACGGCAGTCGGTGCTGAGGCGTGTCCATCAGGACTCCATGTATGGAAAGGGAACAGGGCGCCTAAGACTCCGAATCCTAAAAAGGTAAGTGGAAACCAGATGCATTGTTGTGCAAATGGTATGTTATGCAGTTTGGCTATTTCTAGCAGATTCATGGTGGTTCCTCCGCTACCGAAGTAGATACCTAAAATGCCTATTAGAAGGAAAGCGGAACCTCCCATAAGCATTAGAGTAAGTTTCATCGCTGCGTATTCTTTTTTACCACTACCCCATACTCCGATGAGAAGGTACATAGGAATCAGTGCTATCTCGTAGAACATGAACATGGTAAACAGGTCGATGCAGATAAAGAATCCGAAAACTCCCATGCTTAGAAGGGTAAACCATAGA
This is a stretch of genomic DNA from uncultured Bacteroides sp.. It encodes these proteins:
- a CDS encoding NADH-quinone oxidoreductase subunit M, producing MNFLSLFVLVPLLMLGGLWLSKGIKAIRAVMVTGSTALLALAIALTCMYLGEREAGATAEMLFRSDLMWYAPLHIAYSVGVDGISVAMLLLSSIIVFTGTFASWQMKVQTKEYFLWFTLLSMGVFGFFICIDLFTMFMFYEIALIPMYLLIGVWGSGKKEYAAMKLTLMLMGGSAFLLIGILGIYFGSGGTTMNLLEIAKLHNIPFAQQCIWFPLTFLGFGVLGALFPFHTWSPDGHASAPTAVSMLHAGVLMKLGGYGCFRIAMYLMPEAAKELGWIFLILTGISVVYGAFSACVQTDLKYINAYSSVSHCGLVLFAILMMNQTAATGAVLQMLSHGLMTALFFALIGMIYGRTHTRDVRELGGLMKIMPFLSVCYVIAGLANLGLPGLSGFVAEMTIFVGSFQNFDAFHRTMTILATTSIVITAVYILRLVGKILYGNPVNQAHLKLTDATWDERFAVICLIICVAGLGMAPFWISHMIGNSVLPVVSQLIR